Proteins from a genomic interval of uncultured Methanocorpusculum sp.:
- a CDS encoding energy-coupling factor transporter transmembrane component T produces MEDIMQYIPGNRFVHRLSPMTKIFFAVGMMFAAIFTSNPLLLGGMVIFVLAFAAIGGLLKPLIRQVPLLIILGLALVVLTVLTSASGDVLFTLLPNGMFPVTTGAIMFAVQMALRFAVLIFSFQLLVISTQPRDLVNALYTLRIPGDYALMFLIAIRFIPTLQREGVRINEAQLSRGYFPGGGIIGKLKQLGPVMLPLMLNSLAKADTLGLTIDMRGYRKASEHRRKLVYHAADFVTILVVAAILAGIVYVTFFL; encoded by the coding sequence ATGGAAGACATTATGCAGTATATCCCGGGGAACAGGTTCGTTCACCGGTTGTCGCCGATGACGAAGATCTTCTTCGCGGTCGGTATGATGTTTGCGGCGATCTTTACGTCGAATCCGCTGCTTCTGGGCGGGATGGTCATTTTCGTTCTGGCATTCGCGGCGATCGGCGGGCTTTTGAAGCCGCTGATCCGTCAGGTCCCTCTGCTGATCATTCTGGGTCTTGCTCTGGTCGTCCTGACGGTGCTTACGAGTGCATCGGGCGATGTGCTGTTTACGCTTCTGCCGAACGGGATGTTCCCGGTGACGACGGGCGCGATCATGTTCGCAGTGCAGATGGCTCTCCGGTTTGCGGTGCTGATCTTCTCGTTCCAGCTGCTGGTTATTTCGACCCAGCCGCGTGATCTGGTGAATGCTCTCTACACGCTCCGGATCCCGGGCGATTACGCACTGATGTTTTTGATCGCTATCCGGTTTATCCCGACTCTGCAGAGAGAGGGTGTCAGGATCAATGAGGCTCAGCTTTCCCGCGGGTACTTCCCGGGAGGGGGTATCATCGGGAAGCTGAAGCAGCTTGGCCCGGTTATGCTTCCGCTGATGCTGAATTCCCTTGCGAAGGCGGATACGCTTGGTCTGACGATCGATATGCGGGGATACCGGAAAGCTTCCGAGCACCGGAGAAAACTGGTCTACCATGCGGCGGATTTCGTGACTATTCTTGTCGTTGCGGCGATCCTTGCAGGCATCGTGTATGTGACGTTCTTCCTGTGA
- a CDS encoding pyridoxamine 5'-phosphate oxidase family protein: MSAPLKIPKMQKSEYDSLIRNNVLSRIAFLGKEYPYIAPFLYVFDEKNLYFLSTRYGKKMELFSQNPAVSVEIENVAPEMSTYKFVTLLGKLSEVTDDARKRAVKSHFVQLISDKKISENSLYALGHLPTESPDKIVGEERTMVWKLVDVKEIVALKNA, encoded by the coding sequence ATGTCCGCACCATTAAAAATTCCGAAGATGCAAAAAAGCGAATACGACTCACTCATCCGTAACAATGTCCTATCGCGGATTGCCTTCCTAGGGAAAGAATATCCCTACATCGCACCGTTTCTCTACGTCTTTGACGAGAAAAACCTCTACTTCCTCTCGACACGCTACGGCAAAAAAATGGAACTGTTCTCCCAGAATCCGGCCGTATCCGTCGAGATCGAAAATGTCGCTCCGGAAATGTCGACCTACAAGTTCGTGACACTGCTCGGCAAACTCTCCGAGGTGACGGACGATGCGAGAAAACGTGCGGTAAAAAGTCACTTCGTCCAGCTTATCTCAGACAAAAAAATCTCGGAAAATAGTCTCTATGCCCTGGGTCACTTACCCACCGAGTCCCCTGATAAGATCGTCGGCGAAGAACGAACAATGGTTTGGAAACTGGTTGATGTAAAGGAGATCGTTGCGCTGAAAAACGCATGA
- a CDS encoding methionine synthase codes for MVPDPEDFYLTGTTYHIMDLPCIMPTTVVGSFPCVKGTGISSLIDPYKKAVQFAVAEQIRAGVDIISDGQVRADMVQAFVSKLPGISDKTVLGKIGAADKPITVGDTKYALTKTKYVKGILTGPCTLAYALQVDTPIYRNKEEVMMDLAAALHQEAKYLAETGVTIIQVDEPILSTGAISVDTAREALKIIFAGIKTPSCIHTCGMLGKIADSWTKLPVDILDFEYAVSMENLSVLSKRDLAGKKIGCGCVKSSDPHIESVKEIEERITACVDAFGAENILIDPDCGLRMHTPETAFEKLARMCEATRNVRGAL; via the coding sequence ATGGTCCCCGATCCAGAGGATTTTTATCTTACCGGGACGACCTATCATATCATGGATCTCCCCTGTATTATGCCGACGACGGTCGTCGGATCGTTTCCCTGCGTGAAAGGAACGGGAATTTCGTCTTTAATCGACCCTTACAAAAAAGCGGTGCAGTTTGCCGTAGCCGAACAGATACGGGCGGGGGTGGATATTATTTCGGACGGACAGGTGAGAGCCGATATGGTCCAGGCATTCGTCTCAAAACTGCCGGGGATTTCGGATAAGACCGTTCTTGGAAAGATCGGGGCGGCAGATAAGCCGATCACGGTCGGCGATACGAAGTATGCCCTGACAAAGACGAAATATGTGAAGGGGATCCTTACCGGACCCTGTACGCTCGCCTACGCTCTGCAGGTGGATACACCGATCTACCGGAACAAGGAAGAGGTGATGATGGATCTTGCCGCCGCTCTGCATCAGGAGGCGAAGTATCTTGCAGAGACCGGGGTTACGATCATTCAGGTGGATGAGCCGATCCTTTCAACTGGGGCGATTTCGGTTGATACGGCACGAGAGGCGCTCAAAATAATCTTCGCCGGGATCAAAACCCCGTCCTGCATCCATACGTGCGGGATGCTTGGCAAGATCGCGGATTCCTGGACGAAGCTTCCGGTGGATATTCTGGATTTCGAGTATGCGGTGTCGATGGAGAATCTGTCCGTTCTTTCGAAGAGAGATCTTGCAGGAAAAAAGATCGGCTGCGGGTGCGTGAAGAGTTCGGATCCGCATATCGAGTCGGTGAAGGAGATCGAAGAGAGGATCACGGCCTGCGTGGATGCGTTCGGGGCAGAGAATATTCTGATCGATCCGGACTGCGGTCTTCGGATGCATACCCCGGAGACGGCGTTCGAGAAGCTTGCACGGATGTGCGAAGCGACGCGGAACGTGCGGGGTGCCCTCTGA
- a CDS encoding P-loop NTPase fold protein, translating to MTSRCPPSTFEKDLLNRKKFADILTELIKEGEPTTNENSFVMALNSPWGSGKTCFIDMWIDQMNKDHPEFNIIKYNAWENDDCNNALLPIICSFNQLLPKYPDINKEEIDKRIVSGIKTVASGVLKIGASVIVGSEVVQLADKFYNVVTTPTPEDINAKYKNLNQEKEAFKKLIGSFVPDGGKLLIFIDELDRCRPTYAIETLEVVKHFFDIDGVVFVFSVDITQLSHSIKNIYGAIDSVGYLQRFFDRQIFLPRPHLMDLLKKNLTVERNGNPIFLSDTASIISELTIIFSFSLRDVEIICSNLRKFYDDKAKISLAIYPYKSSDRYKEFRAVYALLFALKYGQPLLYADIVNNGVNLEDEYVKKLKKIGSKGIDMFLSNYNSNILSPSNLLEMPIYGILSSELTPGGSSPVSNMVATCLIYWHDFEDNFQKFPTKYQSTKLSDVIRNNVESSRMF from the coding sequence ATGACTAGTCGTTGTCCCCCCTCTACATTTGAAAAAGATTTACTGAACAGAAAAAAATTTGCTGATATTCTCACTGAACTCATAAAAGAGGGGGAGCCAACAACAAATGAAAATTCTTTTGTAATGGCCTTAAATTCTCCATGGGGTAGTGGAAAAACCTGTTTTATTGATATGTGGATTGATCAGATGAACAAGGATCATCCAGAATTCAATATAATCAAATATAATGCCTGGGAAAATGACGATTGTAATAATGCACTTCTTCCAATTATCTGTAGTTTTAACCAGTTGCTACCAAAATATCCTGATATAAATAAAGAAGAGATAGACAAACGAATTGTTTCAGGTATCAAAACAGTGGCTTCGGGTGTCCTAAAAATTGGAGCATCAGTTATTGTTGGTTCTGAAGTTGTGCAACTTGCAGATAAATTCTATAATGTTGTAACTACTCCAACACCAGAAGATATCAATGCAAAGTATAAGAACTTAAATCAAGAAAAGGAGGCATTCAAAAAACTTATTGGGAGCTTTGTTCCAGATGGTGGAAAACTTTTGATATTTATTGATGAACTTGATCGTTGCCGTCCGACATATGCTATAGAAACTTTAGAAGTGGTAAAACACTTTTTTGATATTGATGGTGTTGTGTTTGTATTTTCTGTAGACATAACACAGTTAAGCCATTCAATAAAAAATATTTATGGTGCTATTGATAGCGTTGGATATCTTCAGCGCTTTTTTGACAGACAGATATTTTTACCACGACCACACCTGATGGATTTACTTAAAAAGAATCTTACAGTTGAAAGAAATGGAAATCCGATTTTCTTATCAGATACAGCATCAATAATATCTGAATTAACTATAATATTCTCATTTTCATTAAGGGATGTTGAGATTATTTGTAGTAACCTACGTAAATTTTATGATGATAAGGCAAAAATATCTCTGGCAATTTATCCATATAAGTCTTCAGATAGATACAAGGAATTCCGTGCAGTATATGCTTTACTTTTTGCTCTAAAATATGGTCAACCTCTCCTTTATGCAGATATCGTAAACAATGGTGTTAACCTAGAGGACGAATATGTGAAAAAACTCAAGAAAATAGGTAGTAAAGGTATTGATATGTTCCTATCAAATTACAACTCAAATATATTATCCCCTAGTAATCTTCTAGAAATGCCAATCTATGGGATATTATCTTCTGAATTAACACCCGGGGGAAGCAGTCCCGTGTCAAATATGGTAGCTACGTGTTTGATATATTGGCATGATTTTGAAGACAACTTCCAAAAGTTCCCTACAAAGTATCAATCCACAAAATTATCAGATGTTATAAGAAACAATGTGGAGTCCTCACGAATGTTTTAG
- a CDS encoding helix-turn-helix transcriptional regulator: MENRIKELRVARGMTQAELAEIISVSSRTIISLEKGLYNPSVLLAHKLSLVFECPIEEVFLFGKEDGI, encoded by the coding sequence ATGGAGAACCGGATCAAAGAACTGCGGGTCGCCCGGGGCATGACCCAGGCGGAACTTGCAGAGATCATCTCCGTCTCTTCGAGAACGATCATCTCGCTTGAGAAGGGCCTGTATAATCCTTCGGTCCTTCTCGCCCACAAACTTTCCCTCGTATTCGAGTGTCCGATCGAAGAGGTGTTCCTTTTCGGAAAAGAGGACGGGATCTGA
- a CDS encoding Dabb family protein, producing MIKHLVLFKLNDPACSEKVRDLLLSMKGTVEQIREIEVGIDYAHTERSFDVALSVIVDDEDALRGYAEHPYHAGPVKKYVQSVSEKSVTADYYI from the coding sequence ATGATAAAACATCTCGTTCTCTTCAAACTCAATGACCCGGCATGCTCCGAAAAAGTCCGCGATCTCCTTCTCTCCATGAAAGGGACCGTTGAACAGATCAGAGAGATCGAGGTCGGTATTGATTATGCGCACACCGAGCGGTCCTTCGATGTCGCGCTTTCAGTCATCGTGGATGATGAAGATGCCCTTCGCGGTTATGCCGAGCATCCCTATCACGCAGGCCCGGTCAAAAAATATGTTCAGAGCGTGAGCGAAAAAAGTGTGACTGCAGATTATTACATCTGA
- a CDS encoding sugar O-acetyltransferase, with protein sequence MTEEERIFAGRLFDARSKELRDLKHTAHVLCQKFNALDEYDEGRLPIIKEFIGTIGENYYFQGPIQFNYGCHTFIGKNFFANFNTTIMDDGRIFIGDNVMFGPNVSLMATSHPLIPKERTAMHYEDGHVSMSEYAEEIHIGNNVWLACNVVVLGGMHIGDNAVIGAGSVVTKDVPADFLAFGNPCRPVRRITEKDSKLDLL encoded by the coding sequence ATGACGGAAGAGGAGAGGATATTTGCAGGCAGGCTCTTTGACGCACGATCAAAGGAGCTGCGCGATCTGAAGCATACGGCCCATGTTCTCTGTCAGAAATTCAATGCGCTCGATGAATACGACGAGGGCCGTCTGCCGATCATCAAAGAGTTTATCGGAACAATCGGTGAAAATTATTATTTTCAGGGGCCGATCCAGTTCAATTACGGCTGTCATACGTTTATCGGGAAGAATTTCTTTGCGAATTTCAATACGACGATCATGGACGACGGGCGGATTTTCATCGGGGACAACGTGATGTTTGGCCCGAACGTTTCCCTTATGGCGACCTCGCATCCGCTGATCCCAAAGGAGCGGACGGCTATGCACTATGAGGACGGGCATGTTTCGATGTCCGAATACGCAGAAGAGATCCATATCGGGAATAATGTCTGGCTCGCATGCAATGTGGTTGTGCTGGGCGGGATGCATATCGGGGATAATGCGGTGATCGGAGCGGGAAGTGTCGTAACGAAGGATGTTCCGGCGGATTTTCTTGCGTTCGGGAATCCTTGCAGGCCGGTAAGGCGGATCACTGAGAAGGATTCGAAGCTGGATCTGTTGTGA
- a CDS encoding HNH endonuclease → MTFTEDVVRNAFEKVNGYCQSCGKKLIYANRGNVAGRGGWDAKHIKPVSEGGKDDVRNCMILCMDCLEKPGSSTPEKTPSGNVDILSFSERRKLL, encoded by the coding sequence ATGACATTTACTGAAGATGTAGTACGGAATGCGTTTGAGAAAGTGAACGGATATTGTCAGAGCTGCGGGAAGAAGCTGATCTATGCAAACAGGGGAAATGTGGCAGGACGGGGAGGCTGGGATGCGAAACATATCAAGCCGGTGAGCGAAGGGGGAAAGGATGATGTTCGAAACTGTATGATTCTCTGTATGGACTGTCTGGAAAAACCGGGATCATCGACGCCGGAAAAGACCCCGTCCGGGAATGTCGATATTTTGAGTTTCAGCGAGAGAAGAAAGTTATTGTAA